One Candidatus Lokiarchaeota archaeon DNA segment encodes these proteins:
- a CDS encoding glycosyltransferase: MFHTTPQMVLPLRTVIIPTYNEEENIGKLIESIYRYLDEENLEVIVVDDDSTDNTQEIVRNLTTKYDNVRLIVRTKERGLSTAVRRGAKEAHEGPVVVMDADFSHHPRFLSDMFATLEAGYDVVVGSRYTTGGKVRGWPGSRIAVSKVATLLARTLLRISVKDPVSGFVGCKSPQILARSIEHAEYKFLVETLAKNRNLRATEVPIVFQDRLWGESKLDQTTILLYIQLVFRLFFYQILGRIDSATTPKLSRGGQHSTER, encoded by the coding sequence TTGTTTCACACTACTCCCCAAATGGTGCTGCCCTTGAGAACTGTCATCATTCCCACATACAATGAGGAGGAAAATATCGGGAAGCTCATCGAGAGCATCTATAGGTACCTTGATGAGGAGAATCTTGAAGTCATAGTTGTTGATGATGATAGCACTGACAACACCCAAGAGATTGTGAGAAATCTAACTACAAAATACGACAATGTACGATTGATTGTGCGAACGAAAGAACGTGGACTCAGCACTGCTGTCAGGCGTGGCGCAAAGGAAGCGCATGAAGGACCTGTAGTGGTGATGGATGCTGATTTTTCTCACCATCCCCGTTTCTTGTCAGACATGTTTGCCACGTTGGAAGCGGGGTATGATGTGGTCGTCGGTTCTAGGTACACCACCGGTGGGAAGGTTAGAGGTTGGCCTGGAAGCCGTATCGCAGTAAGCAAGGTTGCGACGCTTCTGGCTCGAACTCTACTCCGAATCTCGGTCAAAGATCCGGTTAGTGGTTTCGTTGGCTGTAAATCCCCCCAAATCCTTGCTCGGTCGATTGAACACGCTGAGTATAAGTTTCTGGTAGAAACCTTGGCAAAGAACAGGAATCTGCGCGCAACTGAAGTTCCCATTGTATTTCAGGATCGCCTGTGGGGCGAGAGCAAACTGGATCAAACCACCATCCTTCTCTATATTCAGTTGGTCTTTCGGTTGTTCTTCTATCAGATTCTCGGAAGAATAGATTCTGCGACAACACCTAAGCTATCTAGAGGAGGTCAACATTCCACTGAAAGATAG